Proteins encoded in a region of the Candidatus Zixiibacteriota bacterium genome:
- the mfd gene encoding transcription-repair coupling factor, which yields MTKTVLNLFKASQPYRALAEQWLSEGSGAVSQLSGSARSYLLAGRFQESPGKYIVITRTEREAECVGNDLNEILGERIAYHFPDWGIRPYQWKPPLPETIGSRLETLAQLQKSENLVLTTSVRALMEPTISPTDLEASSLLVEINQEIAMDDVVKRLVKLGYERYPIVEEVGNFAVRGGIIDIFPHTTEHPVRIEFFGDFVESIRYFAVSKQRSIATVDSVKLLPQREIILDGHKLEEALSSIKNESAADILREKFRFGIDYPGLEWACSLFTDRRHYLSEYLTDDTVLYLVEPGSITHEVDKLWEEFGTRFEEADFTREMFPSPDRIFFNPEAVTELINRKRSISEISFSSGAVNPIAFGTVDHPVINAQMKLLRGRLTEYASEGKRVFIACDNKIQLDRMEDILEDRADRATLMVADISEGFTFPSENFVLLCDHQIFARKYHRFKRRRSKEGIALSSYTNLNVGDYVVHVDYGIGRYKGLKEITVDKRLRDCLLIQYLGDDRLYVPIEEFNRVQKYVGKEGKPQLTKLGGTAWEKVKARTRKAIADIADELIKLYAERRSKPGFAFSPDDTWMRQLEASFPYDETPDQLTAIDDIKKDMIAPHPMDRLLCGDVGFGKTEVAIRAAFKCVSEGKQVAVLVPTTILAQQHMITFMDRLRDFPVRVEMLSRFKTRKEQKDIIKDLTDGKVDVIIGTHRLLSKDIAFRDLGLLVVDEEQRFGVTHKEKIKKLKRLVDVITMTATPIPRTMQMSLLGARDMSVINTSPRDRLPIKTEIVEFQPDAVKEAVLQEVERGGQVFFVHNRVQTIESIRKYLEKLLPGLRICVGHGQMPEKELESVMYRFLSKDYDVLLSTSIIESGLDIPSVNTIIINRADHFGLAQLYQLRGRVGRSSLKAVAYLLIPPARLLTPTARKRLKAIEQHTELGSGFHLALRDLEIRGAGNLLGSQQHGFIEEVGFDLYLKLLDEAVCEIRGDEPKPSLDIRIDTDLDLFIPNEYIPDSQQKVDIYQRLAQADTYEILNEIELELADRFGPLPTSASNLIRMAEVKILAARAGIKKVVFKKGHLRISYAGDVAPGKGKIASLAAQVSDPLEFLTGDTFEILVDFSDREQPVWHQHVKNVLQNLIA from the coding sequence ATGACAAAAACGGTACTGAATCTGTTCAAGGCGTCGCAGCCCTACAGGGCTTTAGCCGAGCAATGGCTCTCTGAGGGAAGTGGTGCAGTTTCTCAGCTTTCCGGCTCGGCGCGGTCATATCTGCTGGCCGGAAGGTTTCAGGAGAGTCCCGGCAAGTACATTGTCATCACACGAACCGAACGCGAAGCAGAATGTGTCGGTAACGATCTCAACGAGATTCTTGGGGAGAGGATTGCATATCACTTTCCTGACTGGGGAATAAGACCGTATCAGTGGAAGCCTCCGCTGCCCGAGACCATCGGATCAAGGCTCGAGACACTTGCGCAACTCCAGAAATCGGAGAACCTCGTCCTTACGACTTCTGTGCGCGCGCTTATGGAGCCGACCATTTCACCGACCGATCTGGAGGCCTCATCGCTGCTGGTCGAGATCAATCAGGAAATCGCGATGGACGACGTAGTCAAGCGATTGGTGAAGCTCGGCTATGAGAGATATCCGATTGTCGAGGAAGTGGGCAATTTCGCGGTTCGGGGCGGGATTATCGATATTTTCCCTCACACCACCGAGCATCCTGTGCGAATCGAATTCTTCGGAGATTTTGTCGAATCTATCAGATACTTCGCCGTCAGCAAGCAGAGATCCATTGCTACAGTTGATTCGGTGAAGCTCCTTCCTCAACGTGAGATCATCCTGGATGGCCACAAGCTGGAAGAAGCGCTTTCGTCAATCAAAAACGAGTCTGCCGCAGATATTCTCCGGGAGAAATTCCGTTTCGGGATCGACTATCCCGGCCTGGAATGGGCTTGTAGCCTCTTCACCGACAGGCGCCACTATCTTTCGGAATACTTGACAGACGATACTGTTCTCTATCTGGTAGAACCGGGTAGCATTACACATGAAGTCGACAAGCTGTGGGAGGAATTCGGAACTAGATTCGAGGAGGCCGATTTCACGCGTGAGATGTTTCCCTCTCCAGATAGAATATTCTTCAACCCGGAGGCTGTTACCGAGCTAATCAACCGAAAGCGATCGATCAGCGAAATCTCATTCTCGAGCGGAGCAGTTAATCCGATTGCATTCGGCACAGTGGACCACCCTGTCATCAACGCTCAGATGAAGCTGCTCCGAGGTAGACTCACCGAGTATGCTTCCGAAGGCAAGAGGGTCTTCATTGCATGCGATAATAAAATACAGCTTGATCGTATGGAAGATATCCTCGAAGACAGGGCGGATCGTGCAACATTGATGGTCGCCGACATCAGTGAAGGATTTACCTTTCCGTCAGAGAATTTCGTTCTTCTGTGCGATCACCAGATATTTGCGCGCAAGTATCATCGCTTCAAACGTCGCCGGAGCAAAGAAGGCATCGCGCTTTCATCATACACGAACCTCAATGTCGGTGACTATGTGGTGCATGTTGATTATGGCATAGGTCGATACAAGGGTCTCAAGGAGATTACGGTCGACAAGCGATTGCGCGACTGCCTCCTGATTCAGTATCTGGGAGACGACCGCCTGTATGTACCCATCGAGGAATTCAATCGAGTCCAGAAGTATGTCGGCAAGGAAGGGAAACCGCAACTGACCAAACTGGGCGGGACCGCCTGGGAGAAGGTGAAGGCACGCACTCGCAAGGCTATTGCAGACATAGCCGATGAACTGATCAAGCTCTATGCAGAGCGAAGGTCGAAACCCGGTTTCGCATTTTCGCCTGATGATACCTGGATGAGACAGCTTGAAGCATCCTTTCCGTACGATGAAACACCTGATCAGTTGACGGCTATCGATGATATAAAGAAGGATATGATCGCCCCCCACCCGATGGATCGACTGCTGTGTGGCGATGTCGGCTTCGGCAAGACCGAGGTTGCTATACGAGCGGCATTCAAATGCGTCAGCGAGGGCAAGCAAGTGGCTGTGCTAGTCCCTACAACGATTCTTGCACAGCAGCATATGATCACATTCATGGACAGGCTTCGGGATTTCCCCGTCAGAGTGGAAATGCTCTCTCGATTCAAGACTCGAAAAGAGCAGAAGGATATCATCAAGGATCTGACGGACGGTAAGGTGGATGTGATCATCGGAACTCACCGGCTCCTTTCCAAGGATATCGCTTTCAGAGACCTCGGGCTGCTTGTGGTCGACGAAGAGCAACGGTTCGGAGTGACGCACAAAGAGAAAATCAAGAAGCTCAAGCGACTTGTTGACGTCATTACGATGACGGCGACACCGATACCACGTACGATGCAGATGTCGCTTCTCGGAGCGCGGGACATGTCGGTGATAAACACATCGCCCAGGGACCGACTTCCGATTAAAACGGAGATTGTGGAATTTCAGCCGGATGCTGTCAAAGAAGCGGTTCTGCAGGAAGTTGAGCGGGGAGGACAGGTTTTCTTTGTCCACAATCGAGTGCAGACAATTGAGTCGATACGGAAATACCTGGAGAAGCTTCTTCCCGGCCTCAGGATCTGTGTGGGACATGGCCAGATGCCCGAAAAAGAGCTTGAAAGTGTCATGTACCGGTTTCTGAGCAAGGACTATGATGTCCTTTTGTCGACGTCCATCATCGAATCAGGCCTCGACATACCGTCAGTTAACACGATCATAATCAATCGGGCGGATCATTTCGGTCTGGCGCAGCTTTATCAGCTTCGGGGGCGTGTTGGAAGGTCTTCGCTGAAAGCCGTTGCCTACCTTCTGATTCCACCTGCGCGTCTCTTGACGCCAACCGCAAGGAAACGTCTGAAGGCGATTGAACAGCACACGGAACTTGGATCAGGATTTCATCTTGCGCTACGAGACCTCGAAATTCGCGGAGCTGGAAACCTTCTCGGGTCGCAGCAGCACGGTTTTATAGAGGAAGTCGGTTTTGATCTCTATCTGAAGCTTCTCGATGAAGCAGTTTGTGAAATAAGGGGCGACGAACCGAAGCCATCGCTTGATATACGAATAGACACCGATCTGGATCTGTTCATTCCGAACGAATATATTCCTGACAGCCAGCAGAAGGTTGACATATATCAGCGATTGGCCCAAGCAGATACTTACGAAATACTCAATGAAATTGAACTTGAACTGGCAGATCGATTCGGACCGCTTCCGACTTCAGCCTCCAATCTGATCCGGATGGCTGAAGTCAAAATTCTGGCCGCGCGTGCGGGAATCAAGAAGGTCGTATTCAAGAAAGGCCATCTGAGAATCAGTTATGCCGGAGATGTCGCGCCTGGGAAGGGGAAAATTGCCTCGCTTGCCGCCCAGGTATCTGATCCTCTCGAATTTCTGACCGGGGACACATTCGAAATTCTGGTAGATTTTTCTGATAGAGAGCAACCTGTTTGGCATCAGCATGTGAAAAACGTCTTGCAAAATCTGATCGCTTAG
- a CDS encoding M28 family peptidase has product MLRRLLLTVVLLSVFVGMSSAADLYKVIVASHSDAELLASIAVEPIVRTGDGYLVLAEADAVADIQASGLVYRYVASAVTVDQLALDMRRDEGNVGKYPLVYQDGSLRILMANFRELSRSGEQLDLAPILTRNLRIEFIEPKFFDSRSLTMGADLDSLIGLVSTDSLISFTERLQAFYRRVSGTDSNYASADWILAKFQEFGYDSVAIDTFTEMIYGEPKVCKNVIAYKIGSMYPSRHIIVGGHRDAAVGSPGADDNASGTVSTMEIARVLANIETKVTFVFIGFDAEEQGLFGSYHYADDAYQRGDTILCMFNSDMIAHYENSDSVAAIHGFDVTYAELWGDLADSLLGLTTVYFMAGGGSDHYPFVLNGYSVVYTAEWNFSSVYHSSHDSTSYLSFDYMTKLVKASLATCYTAMLNETMPAVEFAYPAGRPYFVAPGGSTLEVNVTGINYGEVVPGSEMMHYSVNGAPLQSEPLSEMSPDHYEVSLPDLLCGDSITFYFSVEEAVSGTFYDPEPDHPYAPIVATSNNIFFEDDFQTNKGWFVSGNATDGFWERVRPLPIGTSNAPLGDFNGDGYCYLTDNSVINPDVDNGSTWLRSPLIDLSSGSALIRWAQWFYTDQWGGTPDSLATYISNDGGMSWHFVQTIGGGDQASGGWYIHQFLTGDFVTPSAQTRILFSAADVGDASFVEAAVDAVFIASFECNYAPLICGDADGSSAVDIDDAVFLIQYIFAGGPPPDPIELGDADCSAAIDIDDVVYLINYIFAGGPAPCSDCP; this is encoded by the coding sequence ATGTTGCGTAGACTGCTTCTGACGGTTGTGTTGCTATCTGTATTTGTCGGAATGAGCAGCGCTGCGGATCTGTACAAAGTTATAGTGGCGAGCCACTCTGATGCAGAGTTGCTCGCTTCTATTGCTGTAGAGCCGATAGTGAGAACCGGTGATGGCTACCTCGTTCTTGCCGAGGCGGATGCAGTCGCAGATATTCAGGCATCCGGCCTTGTGTATCGATACGTTGCCTCCGCAGTTACTGTCGATCAACTCGCGCTCGACATGAGACGAGACGAAGGCAATGTTGGCAAATATCCTCTGGTCTATCAGGATGGTAGCCTCAGAATCCTCATGGCGAATTTCAGAGAGCTCTCGCGCAGTGGTGAACAGCTCGACCTTGCGCCCATTCTGACCCGAAATTTGAGAATTGAGTTTATCGAGCCGAAATTCTTCGATTCGCGATCATTGACCATGGGTGCGGATCTTGACTCTCTGATTGGACTCGTAAGCACCGATTCGCTGATCTCCTTCACGGAGCGCCTACAGGCATTCTACAGACGAGTTTCGGGCACCGACTCCAACTATGCTTCAGCAGACTGGATACTCGCAAAGTTTCAGGAGTTCGGTTACGACTCGGTGGCAATCGACACGTTTACCGAGATGATCTATGGCGAGCCGAAGGTGTGTAAGAACGTGATTGCATACAAGATAGGATCGATGTATCCGAGCAGGCATATTATTGTCGGCGGACATCGTGACGCCGCCGTGGGATCGCCCGGCGCTGACGACAATGCTTCGGGCACTGTATCGACAATGGAAATCGCCAGAGTGCTGGCTAACATCGAGACAAAAGTCACTTTCGTCTTTATCGGGTTTGATGCCGAAGAGCAGGGGCTCTTTGGCTCATATCACTATGCTGATGACGCGTACCAGCGCGGCGACACCATCCTCTGCATGTTCAATTCTGATATGATTGCACATTATGAGAACTCAGATTCGGTAGCTGCTATACATGGATTTGACGTGACATATGCCGAACTCTGGGGTGATTTGGCTGACTCTCTGCTTGGTTTGACGACTGTTTATTTCATGGCCGGTGGAGGCTCAGATCATTATCCGTTCGTGCTGAACGGCTACTCAGTCGTGTATACTGCCGAATGGAATTTCTCCTCCGTCTATCATTCGTCGCATGACAGTACGAGCTATCTCAGTTTTGATTATATGACCAAGCTGGTCAAGGCATCACTTGCGACCTGCTATACCGCGATGCTGAACGAGACAATGCCTGCTGTCGAATTTGCGTATCCTGCAGGTAGACCGTATTTCGTGGCGCCGGGTGGCTCAACGTTGGAAGTCAACGTGACAGGAATTAACTATGGTGAGGTGGTGCCCGGCAGTGAGATGATGCACTATTCTGTCAATGGAGCGCCACTGCAGAGTGAGCCGCTTAGCGAGATGTCACCCGATCACTACGAAGTGAGTTTGCCTGATCTGTTGTGCGGCGATAGCATTACCTTCTATTTCAGCGTCGAAGAAGCCGTGAGCGGGACATTCTATGATCCTGAACCTGATCATCCTTATGCTCCGATTGTGGCAACTTCAAACAACATATTTTTTGAGGATGACTTTCAGACGAACAAGGGCTGGTTTGTGAGTGGAAATGCCACAGATGGCTTCTGGGAGAGAGTCAGGCCTCTTCCCATCGGGACCTCTAATGCCCCCTTGGGCGACTTCAATGGCGATGGCTACTGCTATCTGACAGATAACAGTGTGATCAACCCGGATGTCGACAATGGCTCAACATGGCTGCGGTCCCCACTTATTGACTTGTCGTCTGGAAGCGCTCTTATCCGATGGGCCCAGTGGTTTTATACCGACCAGTGGGGGGGCACTCCGGATTCTCTCGCGACCTACATATCGAATGACGGCGGAATGAGCTGGCATTTCGTACAAACGATTGGAGGTGGCGATCAGGCGTCCGGAGGATGGTACATACATCAGTTTTTGACCGGGGATTTTGTGACACCTTCTGCACAGACTCGGATACTTTTCTCGGCTGCCGATGTTGGTGATGCCAGTTTTGTTGAAGCAGCCGTTGATGCCGTGTTTATAGCATCGTTCGAATGCAACTATGCCCCCCTCATATGCGGTGATGCTGACGGGAGCAGCGCGGTCGATATTGATGATGCCGTGTTCCTGATTCAGTATATTTTCGCCGGTGGTCCACCTCCCGATCCCATTGAGCTGGGTGATGCCGACTGTTCTGCCGCGATTGATATTGATGATGTTGTTTATCTCATAAACTACATCTTCGCAGGGGGACCCGCTCCCTGTTCCGACTGCCCTTAG
- a CDS encoding choice-of-anchor J domain-containing protein: protein MKAHAPFTRFSLVASALLLGAFILAPVAHSASDQLKIDYSFDSPAIEEVRIMGDFYHRLAMPDAPNSGNIGQPALPASGAYILLPYGSEVKSIEIIAGERVFLGDGFMVEPVSEQGKLIGEPIDPIAPVPNEEIYSSDNPFPASRYHEVGVQNFRGYDMLILMLQPVEYIPSKGELYYYPNLTVVVNIIDSDKSNSLFRGLESDQTEILSRIDNPEAAVSYAATGLKADKAYDYLILTTPELVASFEPLKAYHDAHGMSTEIKTTTDVGGNDPDAVRSYITGQYQFSGIDYVLIGGDDDVIPAKNLFVRMSYPSGEADYSMPGDLYFVCLNGTWNYDNDSYWGEPTDGPGGGDVDLVAEVYIGRASVGNTTEADRFVSKTLGYLTTADPYLQEFLLVGEYLGFGGDAEYANQYMNELVDGSSMHGYTTVGIPSNIYNIDSLYEKNYIWSQTELAGRINGGLHVVNHLGHGSPDYAMKFYNPDIMNLLTNNDHCLVYSQTCLAGHFDDTECWAETANIKTDHGAFMVIMNARYGFGQFNSTDGASQRYNREFWDAIFNVSERKLEIGKANQDSKEDNLYRISDDYMRWVYYELNVFGDPTIRFRGVTSIGFTYPSGLPDLVSPGVPSSFDVVVEGIGDGVAVPSTGQLHYSINGSPVTTVAMTESLPNHYQATLPAISCGDVLEFYVSAEEATHGRIYNPDPSSPNQVIAVTEIAQIFYDDFETDKGWTISGGQWARGVPTGGGGEYGGPDPSSGYVLPNVFGYNLNGDYENSMPERHLTSPAIDCSGMGDVSLKFYRWLGVEQPTYDHAYIRISTNGSTWTTIWENSGTITDASWVEMELDISAYADGQSTVYLRWTMGSTDSGWRYCGWNIDGVELSAYVCDESPDSDGDGIVNGSDNCPSVYNPDQEDADGDGEGDSCDVCTDIDEDGFGDPGYPANTCAEDNCPSVNNPAQEDTDGDSVGDSCDNCIFVENPDQTDGDGDQIGDACDFICGDADGNGAVDIDDAVFVLEYIFGSGVAPDPEESADCDCSGGCDIDDVVYLVQYIFASGSEPCADCTP from the coding sequence ATGAAAGCGCACGCTCCCTTTACTCGCTTCTCTCTAGTGGCATCCGCATTGCTGCTTGGAGCCTTCATTCTGGCTCCGGTCGCTCATTCCGCATCCGACCAACTCAAGATCGACTATTCCTTCGACAGCCCGGCAATCGAAGAAGTCAGGATTATGGGCGACTTCTATCATCGTCTGGCGATGCCGGACGCGCCCAATTCCGGCAACATTGGCCAGCCTGCTCTGCCGGCAAGCGGCGCATACATATTGCTACCGTACGGCTCAGAGGTAAAGAGCATCGAGATCATTGCCGGAGAGAGGGTCTTCCTCGGCGACGGTTTCATGGTCGAGCCTGTATCAGAGCAGGGGAAACTGATCGGGGAGCCGATTGATCCGATTGCACCTGTTCCCAATGAAGAAATCTATAGCTCCGACAACCCATTCCCTGCATCGCGCTACCATGAAGTTGGCGTTCAGAATTTCCGTGGATACGACATGCTGATTCTGATGCTCCAGCCTGTCGAGTACATCCCCTCCAAGGGAGAACTCTATTACTATCCGAACCTGACTGTGGTGGTGAACATCATCGATTCAGATAAATCGAATTCTCTCTTCCGCGGTCTCGAATCGGATCAGACGGAAATACTCAGCAGGATCGACAATCCTGAAGCAGCAGTATCTTACGCAGCTACCGGACTCAAGGCTGACAAGGCATACGACTATCTGATTCTCACAACACCTGAGTTGGTTGCATCATTTGAGCCTCTAAAGGCATATCATGACGCCCATGGAATGTCGACTGAAATCAAGACGACAACGGACGTTGGCGGCAACGATCCGGATGCCGTTCGTTCCTATATTACCGGTCAATATCAGTTCAGCGGTATTGACTATGTTCTAATTGGCGGCGACGACGATGTGATTCCTGCGAAGAACCTATTTGTCCGCATGAGCTACCCATCGGGTGAGGCCGATTATTCCATGCCGGGCGATCTCTACTTCGTATGTCTGAACGGAACATGGAATTACGATAATGATTCATACTGGGGTGAGCCGACAGACGGTCCCGGTGGTGGTGATGTAGACCTTGTGGCGGAAGTCTATATTGGACGTGCCTCGGTTGGCAACACCACAGAAGCTGACCGCTTCGTCAGCAAGACGCTCGGCTACCTGACTACAGCTGATCCGTATCTGCAGGAGTTCCTGCTTGTTGGTGAATATCTCGGATTCGGAGGCGACGCCGAGTATGCCAATCAGTATATGAATGAACTGGTCGACGGTTCGAGTATGCACGGATATACGACAGTCGGCATACCCTCAAACATCTACAATATCGACAGCCTGTACGAGAAGAACTACATCTGGTCGCAGACGGAACTGGCCGGTCGCATAAACGGCGGTTTGCACGTAGTAAACCATCTCGGTCACGGCAGTCCCGATTATGCTATGAAGTTCTACAATCCTGATATCATGAACCTACTCACGAATAACGATCACTGTCTCGTATACTCACAGACCTGCCTCGCGGGTCATTTTGACGATACGGAGTGCTGGGCGGAAACAGCAAATATCAAGACCGATCACGGTGCTTTCATGGTCATCATGAACGCACGATATGGATTCGGCCAGTTCAACTCGACCGATGGCGCTTCTCAGAGGTATAACCGCGAGTTCTGGGATGCCATCTTCAATGTGTCAGAACGCAAATTGGAAATCGGCAAAGCTAACCAGGATTCCAAAGAGGATAACCTCTACAGAATCAGTGATGACTACATGCGGTGGGTTTACTACGAGCTGAATGTGTTCGGCGATCCAACGATACGGTTCCGCGGTGTGACGAGTATCGGGTTTACGTATCCCTCAGGACTCCCGGATCTGGTCAGCCCCGGCGTACCGTCCTCGTTTGATGTCGTTGTTGAAGGAATCGGTGATGGAGTTGCTGTGCCGAGCACCGGCCAGCTTCACTACTCTATCAACGGCAGTCCAGTTACGACGGTTGCAATGACAGAATCCTTGCCGAACCACTATCAGGCTACACTTCCTGCAATCTCATGCGGGGACGTTCTCGAATTCTACGTCTCCGCAGAAGAGGCGACACATGGCAGGATATACAATCCCGATCCGAGTTCACCGAATCAGGTAATTGCCGTCACAGAGATCGCGCAGATATTTTATGATGATTTCGAGACTGATAAGGGATGGACGATCTCGGGTGGCCAGTGGGCGCGCGGTGTCCCGACTGGTGGCGGTGGTGAATACGGTGGCCCTGATCCCTCGAGTGGTTACGTTCTGCCGAATGTGTTCGGATACAATCTCAACGGCGACTATGAAAACAGCATGCCAGAGAGACATCTGACCAGCCCGGCGATTGACTGCTCCGGAATGGGTGATGTGTCACTGAAATTCTACCGCTGGCTTGGTGTCGAGCAACCTACCTACGATCATGCCTACATTCGCATCAGCACCAACGGCTCCACATGGACTACCATCTGGGAAAATTCAGGAACAATAACCGATGCATCCTGGGTCGAAATGGAACTTGATATATCTGCCTACGCAGACGGTCAATCGACCGTGTATCTGCGCTGGACGATGGGTAGCACCGATAGCGGCTGGAGATACTGCGGGTGGAATATCGATGGCGTCGAATTGTCAGCATATGTCTGTGACGAATCGCCCGATTCAGATGGCGACGGAATTGTTAACGGCAGCGACAACTGTCCGTCTGTATACAATCCGGATCAGGAAGATGCTGACGGAGATGGTGAAGGCGATAGCTGTGACGTTTGCACCGACATTGATGAAGATGGTTTCGGTGATCCTGGTTATCCGGCCAACACCTGCGCAGAAGACAATTGTCCATCAGTCAACAATCCTGCTCAGGAAGATACTGATGGCGATTCAGTCGGAGACTCGTGCGATAACTGCATCTTTGTCGAGAATCCGGACCAGACCGATGGCGACGGTGACCAAATCGGTGACGCGTGCGACTTCATCTGCGGAGACGCCGACGGCAACGGAGCCGTCGACATCGATGACGCCGTATTTGTCCTCGAGTATATTTTCGGGAGCGGAGTAGCGCCAGATCCAGAGGAGTCCGCCGATTGTGATTGTTCTGGCGGTTGTGATATCGATGACGTTGTTTATTTGGTTCAGTACATTTTCGCATCCGGCTCCGAGCCATGCGCAGACTGCACACCATAG